One window from the genome of Natrialba magadii ATCC 43099 encodes:
- a CDS encoding HalOD1 output domain-containing protein — protein MTNPNSDSNPESEDLLLRVNVQGSDSLTAAITRAVAARTNTPVADLPPLHDRIDPAALGSLVDHANRHGSPVRVTFRYYGYTVAVTHNCCVQLFEPHSENCVER, from the coding sequence ATGACCAACCCCAACAGCGACTCCAATCCGGAGAGTGAGGACCTCCTTCTCCGTGTCAACGTCCAGGGGTCCGATTCACTCACAGCAGCGATTACGCGGGCGGTTGCCGCCAGAACCAATACTCCGGTGGCCGACCTCCCGCCGCTGCACGACCGGATAGATCCGGCAGCACTGGGTTCGCTTGTCGACCACGCAAATCGTCACGGGTCACCCGTCCGTGTAACCTTTCGGTATTACGGCTATACGGTGGCTGTGACCCACAACTGTTGCGTACAGCTGTTTGAGCCCCACTCTGAGAACTGCGTCGAGCGGTGA
- a CDS encoding PAS domain S-box protein produces MPDSDTADAPPISPSAVPNADVDFFQTLVENTSDGLLTIDRDSQIVFANPAIEDILGYPPEELVGSSKLEIIPERLRPVHERQLEAYIETGDRNIDWDGMELPALHKDGHEVPVSISLREHDYRGTTLFTGVFRDISERKEREERLQEQNERLTEFASVLSHDLQSLVNVAQGYTMELSEGSDHDQDELEEIQDALTRIQELHDDMLTLTHYDEPRSVETVSLETIAAESWRWVNTKNAQLVVTDDVQPIQADGAQFKSLLENLFNNAVEHGGPDTTVEIGWLESGAGFYVADDGAGIPEEEQDAIFEHGYTTHLDGTGLGLSIVEQVAAAHDWDLTLGDCRDGARFEFRLE; encoded by the coding sequence ATGCCCGATTCCGACACTGCCGACGCACCGCCTATTTCTCCGTCGGCAGTTCCCAACGCCGACGTCGACTTTTTCCAGACGCTCGTCGAGAATACGTCGGACGGGCTTCTCACCATCGACCGGGACAGCCAGATCGTGTTTGCGAACCCGGCGATCGAAGACATTCTCGGCTATCCGCCGGAGGAACTGGTCGGCAGTTCGAAACTCGAGATCATTCCCGAACGGTTGCGGCCGGTTCACGAGCGACAACTCGAGGCCTACATCGAAACGGGCGACCGAAACATCGACTGGGACGGGATGGAACTGCCCGCACTCCACAAAGACGGCCACGAGGTCCCGGTTTCGATCAGCCTCCGAGAACACGACTACAGGGGGACGACACTGTTCACCGGGGTCTTTCGGGACATCTCCGAACGAAAGGAACGAGAGGAACGCCTGCAGGAGCAGAACGAGCGCCTTACGGAGTTTGCAAGCGTTCTCTCCCACGATCTGCAGAGTTTAGTAAACGTTGCACAGGGGTACACCATGGAGCTGAGCGAGGGGTCCGACCACGACCAGGACGAACTCGAGGAGATCCAGGACGCACTGACTCGCATCCAGGAACTCCACGACGATATGCTCACACTGACCCACTACGATGAGCCCCGGTCCGTCGAGACCGTCTCACTGGAGACGATTGCAGCCGAGTCCTGGCGCTGGGTCAACACGAAAAACGCACAGCTAGTGGTTACAGACGACGTCCAGCCGATCCAGGCCGACGGAGCCCAGTTCAAATCGCTGCTCGAGAATCTGTTCAACAACGCAGTCGAACACGGTGGACCCGACACGACTGTCGAAATCGGCTGGCTGGAGTCAGGAGCCGGCTTTTACGTTGCAGACGACGGCGCGGGGATCCCCGAGGAAGAGCAGGACGCCATTTTCGAGCACGGATACACGACTCACCTTGACGGGACCGGGCTTGGCCTCTCGATCGTCGAACAGGTCGCCGCCGCTCACGACTGGGACCTCACACTCGGCGATTGTCGAGACGGGGCGCGGTTCGAGTTCCGACTCGAGTAG
- a CDS encoding PIN domain-containing protein translates to MKVLDANFLIDYLNGVDATAEYLLANENEQFVFPAPAYAEVLVGEGNAPNGDVTAAAVDLSWGEVYEITEQTTVLAGDIADEVGPQGPFLTGMDALIAAVGREVDAPVVLADGDLTHEAVKAVIAVEEYRN, encoded by the coding sequence ATGAAAGTACTCGATGCGAATTTTCTCATCGATTATCTGAACGGTGTTGACGCGACTGCCGAGTACTTACTCGCAAACGAGAACGAACAATTTGTATTTCCGGCACCAGCCTATGCTGAGGTGTTGGTCGGGGAAGGAAACGCTCCGAATGGTGACGTGACTGCGGCAGCGGTCGATCTCTCGTGGGGAGAGGTCTACGAGATTACCGAACAAACCACTGTTCTCGCCGGCGACATCGCAGATGAGGTCGGCCCACAGGGACCGTTCCTGACCGGAATGGACGCGCTCATCGCAGCAGTTGGCCGAGAGGTAGACGCGCCAGTCGTTTTAGCGGACGGTGACCTTACGCACGAAGCGGTCAAGGCGGTCATTGCTGTTGAGGAATACCGGAACTGA
- a CDS encoding DUF4330 family protein translates to MAVIDEDGNIFGVVNVVDALVILMVLAVVVAGAALVMGSGDEPTDEGASESEPEGESETRYVTLELGEQPEYVTERLDNGTVATIAGSGEQVTVTDVHVTPSSPNGAQEALVRAEIDGVATPDEYDRDVFRVGDGPLHLGESLRLDLGWYATNGTVSAVSTDHDTLDIESTTTTAEVELSSVAPSVADELAENMTETAHGETIATVTAVEREPATVIAETEDGELFETEHPQNEDVTLTVDLATTERDGEPGVQFRGDRLTAGSTIALDLESTTVSGTVIELE, encoded by the coding sequence ATGGCAGTGATCGACGAGGACGGCAACATCTTCGGCGTTGTCAACGTCGTCGACGCGCTCGTCATCCTCATGGTGCTCGCCGTCGTCGTCGCTGGCGCAGCGCTCGTTATGGGATCCGGCGACGAGCCAACGGACGAGGGCGCGTCCGAGTCCGAACCGGAAGGCGAATCGGAGACGCGCTATGTCACGCTCGAACTGGGTGAGCAGCCCGAGTACGTTACCGAGCGGCTGGACAACGGAACGGTCGCGACGATTGCGGGAAGTGGCGAACAGGTAACCGTCACTGACGTCCACGTGACACCATCCTCGCCGAACGGCGCACAGGAGGCACTCGTTCGCGCGGAGATCGACGGGGTTGCCACGCCAGATGAGTACGACCGAGACGTCTTCCGCGTCGGTGACGGACCGCTCCACCTCGGTGAGAGCCTGCGACTCGATCTGGGCTGGTACGCGACGAACGGCACCGTCTCCGCAGTTAGCACTGACCACGACACGCTCGATATCGAGTCGACGACGACAACTGCCGAAGTCGAACTCTCGAGCGTCGCCCCCAGCGTCGCGGACGAACTCGCCGAGAACATGACCGAAACCGCACACGGCGAGACGATTGCGACGGTCACCGCCGTCGAGCGCGAACCGGCAACCGTCATCGCCGAGACCGAAGACGGCGAGCTGTTCGAGACCGAACACCCACAGAACGAGGACGTGACGCTCACAGTCGACCTGGCGACCACCGAACGGGATGGCGAGCCCGGCGTCCAGTTCCGAGGTGACCGGCTCACGGCCGGAAGCACTATTGCACTCGACCTTGAGTCGACGACTGTTAGCGGCACCGTAATCGAACTCGAGTAA
- a CDS encoding SWIM zinc finger family protein has translation MIIDESTIRSLCTDAVFERGQRYHNEGRIQRIERFDDIVTAVVRGSSHYDVVVEWGADTIDARCTCPYDGAGECKHVVAVLLTVAADPPRDESEQVESLLQTVSADDLRAFLRDVLAEQPDLREQFVSRFGSAGKSVDDYRAEIEQLFDRHTQEYPVVTDAIDFSQFFEVATHYRERERYLEAATVYRALFEEIDANEHRIDAAYDHYASALQSALDGYVECVLAATLEQDEFETYIGVLEEQARAAHPPNSEQFHRAIDDLEDRR, from the coding sequence ATGATCATCGACGAGTCGACCATCCGAAGTCTGTGCACTGATGCCGTGTTCGAACGGGGGCAACGGTATCACAACGAGGGGCGTATCCAGCGAATCGAACGGTTCGACGACATCGTCACCGCCGTCGTACGCGGGTCGTCTCACTACGACGTAGTCGTCGAATGGGGAGCGGACACCATCGACGCCCGATGTACGTGTCCCTACGACGGCGCTGGGGAGTGCAAACACGTTGTTGCAGTATTGTTGACTGTCGCCGCCGATCCGCCCCGGGACGAGAGCGAACAGGTGGAGTCGCTACTCCAAACCGTCTCGGCCGACGACCTCCGAGCGTTTCTCCGCGATGTCCTCGCAGAACAGCCAGACCTCCGTGAGCAGTTCGTTTCGCGTTTCGGCAGTGCCGGAAAGTCTGTCGACGACTACCGCGCCGAAATCGAGCAACTGTTCGACCGGCACACACAGGAGTATCCGGTCGTCACCGACGCCATCGACTTCTCGCAGTTCTTCGAGGTGGCTACGCACTATCGCGAGCGCGAGCGCTACCTGGAAGCCGCGACCGTCTATCGCGCGCTGTTCGAAGAGATCGACGCCAACGAGCATCGAATCGACGCCGCATACGACCACTACGCCAGCGCCTTGCAGTCTGCCCTCGACGGTTACGTCGAGTGCGTGCTCGCGGCTACGCTTGAGCAAGACGAGTTCGAGACGTACATCGGTGTGCTAGAAGAACAGGCGAGGGCGGCACATCCACCGAACAGCGAGCAGTTTCACCGCGCGATTGATGATCTCGAAGATCGGCGATGA
- a CDS encoding helix-turn-helix domain-containing protein, translated as MRPDTETVSSRGETVGPSNGFDAWKALQKATDKKRADIIADIVGHPKGAPSVEELTYMNPRLSDDAIRRHLKTLADVGVVQLLEFEPGERTGGFPYQFFELSAEARALFDQNGLFPEEAWTRQWQSVEKTPRIRDIEAMPRPSPGDE; from the coding sequence ATGAGACCCGACACGGAGACGGTGTCCAGCAGGGGGGAGACGGTCGGTCCGAGTAATGGATTCGACGCGTGGAAAGCCCTCCAGAAGGCGACTGACAAGAAGCGGGCAGATATCATCGCTGATATCGTTGGCCACCCCAAGGGAGCGCCCAGCGTTGAGGAACTGACGTACATGAATCCTCGACTGAGTGATGACGCCATTCGTCGCCACCTCAAGACGTTAGCAGACGTGGGCGTTGTGCAGTTGCTGGAGTTCGAGCCAGGAGAGCGCACTGGTGGCTTCCCCTACCAGTTTTTCGAGCTGTCTGCGGAGGCTCGTGCGTTATTCGATCAAAACGGGTTATTTCCTGAAGAAGCGTGGACGCGTCAATGGCAATCCGTAGAGAAAACGCCGCGAATTCGAGATATCGAAGCAATGCCGCGCCCCTCCCCTGGCGACGAGTAA
- a CDS encoding NAD-dependent epimerase/dehydratase family protein, which produces MDIFVTGGAGFIGGHLAESFAAAGHDVTVLDNYEPYYDLGIKEHNVEAVEAAATDSDGSCEIVDGSVTDADLLTSLTNQTDVIYHQAAQAGVRKSVEEPDKVNEFNVTGTVNVLEAARTNDVDRVVYASSSSVYGKPEYLPYDEAHPNEPVSPYGVSKLSAEHYMRVYNEVYGLPTVSLRYFTVYGPRMRPNMAISNFVSRCMRGEPPVIYGDGEQTRDFTYIADVVDANHRLLTDDSADGEVMNIGSTDNIDIETLAEVVRDEIDPDLPLEYTEARDGDAEHTHADISKANELIGYEPSRDIREGVGEFIDWYETNREWYEPLVVNS; this is translated from the coding sequence ATGGACATTTTCGTCACGGGCGGTGCCGGCTTCATCGGCGGTCACCTCGCCGAGTCGTTCGCCGCGGCCGGCCACGACGTCACGGTGCTCGATAACTACGAACCGTACTACGACCTCGGGATCAAGGAGCACAACGTCGAAGCGGTCGAAGCAGCCGCCACCGACTCCGATGGCTCCTGCGAGATCGTCGACGGCTCGGTCACCGACGCCGACCTCCTCACCTCACTCACCAACCAAACCGACGTCATCTACCACCAGGCCGCCCAGGCCGGCGTCCGCAAGAGCGTCGAGGAACCGGACAAGGTCAACGAGTTCAACGTCACGGGCACCGTCAACGTCCTCGAGGCGGCCCGCACCAACGACGTCGACCGGGTCGTCTACGCCTCCTCCTCGAGTGTCTACGGGAAACCGGAGTACCTCCCCTACGACGAGGCCCACCCGAACGAACCCGTCTCTCCCTACGGCGTCTCCAAGCTCTCGGCCGAACACTACATGCGCGTCTACAACGAGGTGTACGGCCTCCCGACGGTCTCCCTGCGCTATTTCACCGTCTACGGGCCGCGAATGCGTCCCAACATGGCCATCTCGAACTTCGTCTCGCGCTGTATGCGCGGCGAGCCGCCGGTCATCTACGGCGACGGCGAACAGACGCGGGACTTCACCTACATCGCGGACGTCGTCGACGCCAACCACCGCCTGCTCACCGACGACAGCGCCGACGGCGAAGTGATGAACATCGGGTCGACGGACAACATCGACATCGAAACGCTCGCGGAGGTCGTCCGCGACGAGATCGATCCCGACCTCCCACTCGAGTACACCGAGGCACGGGATGGCGATGCCGAACACACGCACGCGGACATCTCGAAGGCGAACGAGTTGATCGGCTACGAGCCGAGTCGGGATATCCGCGAGGGTGTCGGCGAGTTCATCGACTGGTACGAAACGAACCGCGAATGGTACGAGCCACTCGTTGTGAACTCTTAA
- a CDS encoding antitoxin VapB family protein: protein MSTADEQIRVSDRVKRHLDRRRREGESCNDVLERLFEKDGEHDLLAGFGRWSDDHADRVREARKKEKEKSKARNRRLSEER from the coding sequence ATGTCGACCGCTGACGAACAGATTCGAGTTAGCGACCGGGTGAAACGGCACCTCGATCGCCGGAGACGCGAAGGGGAGAGCTGTAACGATGTTCTCGAGCGACTCTTCGAAAAGGACGGTGAGCACGATCTCCTCGCTGGGTTCGGACGGTGGTCGGACGACCACGCTGATCGCGTTCGTGAGGCGCGCAAGAAGGAGAAAGAGAAGTCGAAAGCGAGGAACCGCCGTCTGTCGGAGGAGAGATGA